A stretch of DNA from Apis cerana isolate GH-2021 linkage group LG8, AcerK_1.0, whole genome shotgun sequence:
acgataatttcttaatatcattGAGACTATATTTAAGTACAAAAAACATATACTTACAATTTCTATCTGCTTTCCAAGTTTCTAATAATTGTACTTTTGACATAATTCCATGAGATAATAATAGTTGCGTCATTTCTTGCGTTCGCggaattaatctaaaattccatgttagattattaattttgaattgttttatttattttaattctatttaaaatcttacttAGCCCATGCTTTGGTAATGCTTTGAGGAGttgataataatgaagaaacgaattgttttaattttggaaatactTTTCCTTCTAAAAAAAAGCATGCAAACCATTTAACTCCATCTATGGACAATGGATATTCCATATCCATTATTGGTAATTTCCAACCTGCTTTTCCGAATGTTCCTGTTATACTACACATTATTTTTCCACTTTCTGGATCGTAccttcataaattaaatgatataagaaatgttttattatatatatatatatataaaaaaaaaaaaaaaaatagatttgtaTACCTTGGTGGTGGATTAGTCAAAGGATCTCCAAGTTGACATAGAGAAGGAGCAAATTTAGGCAGCCATTCTGATTCTATAGCTGTGACACCAcgcatatacattttatttgtttcataaatttcctGATAAACTACCCATTCAGGACATATTTTTCGAAGAACACATGAGGAATGTAGAAATACTGGCTCTTCCATATCTACAGttctatacaaaaaattatctaattatatatttaaaatggttaagaaatatttaatatcttactTATAGGCATATTTCCATTTAGCTTTATCTTGATCTTCATTAATCTCATCTGGCATCACTTTTCTTGCAACTTGATCAGCCATTCCTGCAAGAACTATTTGCCTGAGAAGTTTGGCTTCCATATCAACTGGAGGTTTCATcctgaattaaaattaaagaaataaattttttaataatgtaaataaagataattaactaaaaaaatgaaaaacaaaatataaaatccgaTTTTCTCTGAATTTGAATTCTCCGTACATATTTCCTCATTTTTTTAgttcttattatttactatacatACTGTGGATCAATAATGAGATTCAAATCTTGAatgttcaaattaatttcatttgttagTTGCTGTCGGAGTTTTCGAATTTCCACAATCGCCTTATGTCGTAAACCATGTTCTtcacaaaatgaaaataattttcctttagtTCCCGCATATTCTGCACTTCCTACAGCTCTGATTAAAACCATCAGATCACCTTTTTCgtagaatatattatctttaattaattaatatatttacatcttattatcataatttttaaaaaatttaaatcatgtaCCAAGAAGTAAACTATTGCCAGTACCAGCCCAAAAACGTTTTATTTGTAACCATTTATTCCGAGAATCAACATCTATATCAAATGTTTCCATCAATATCTCTTGAACAGAAAGCGCAGCCACCATACACACTGTATATTGAAGAAGATTATGTTGATGAGACAAAGCTAACATTTTTCCGTAACGAGGAGCAACAGGAAATGCAGCTATACTGCGACCAAGTAATGTTACTTTAGCactatataaatctaaataaagagtaattacaatgaataaataattgattatatttaattaataaagaattacaattatacCTTCTTTTTCAATAGCTGGCTGTTCTAAAATTCCAAGTATTATTAGTCTTTTTTCAGCCATTTTTAATTGTGTAACATCTGGTGGTgttggaaaaggaaaattcacAACCTTGTCAATATTCATGActttcatttgtaaaattaaatcatctaCAGGTTTTCTTTGAATCTCTGATTGGCTAAACTGTTCAAAATGGTTATTAAACACTGCTGAAGAATATAacctataattaatatttattaataaagaaattatattttctaattatgaattaattatgaattaatatttcaaagtaaataaatacctATAACAATGTCCAGGACCAGTTCTACCAGCTCTTCCTGCCCGTTGATTAGCAGATGCCTTACTAGTATAACAGACTTTGTATGTACTAACACCAGTTACTTTATCATACATTCTCATTTTACAACGTCCACAatctattacatattttatattaggtaTAGTTAAGGAAGTTTCTGCTACATTTGTGGATACCACACATAAACGATGACCTTCTGGAGGTGGTTCAAAAacctaaagataaaaattgattaattcttgttaaattcttaattgctatttttacgaattataatatttttgaatttttaaattactcttGCTTGTTTATGACTTGGAAGCAAAGAATACAATGGTAAAACCCATAATGGTTGTGCATTTATGCAGATCTTtggattaataatatcttcttcttcactttcatcttcattttcatttaattgttCTTCTTCATCATCTTCTGCAGTAATTAAATCTTCGTATGTATCATCAATAGGAATTGATGATACAGAATAACTAAAAATTagtgtataattataagataattagaaaaaagttatataatatataatagttaattatataaaaaaataaatatatattattacttatccAGATTAATGTTTGGTagttgaatttgatttttttgatataatttgttataatgaatagcttttttgtaacaaaaatcattatcactatcaatattatcattttcgttattatcatttttatcttgaatatcttctttctcttttgaaaaatctttattttctgatttttttattttttttgtaattttttttttattttttgtagaaaaagCTTGACGTAATTTCCGTACTACGAAATTTACCTCTCGTTGTcctaaattaatgatatatatttttaaaaaaaatgtattataagatttataaataatttgaaattttaaagaatatacctgtcaaaaatattaaaattccaccATCAGGAAGTCgagtatgtatttttatagctttttttaaagcatcagaaatataattaatgcttgttgttttattaaaatgtattgtaACAGGAAATTGTCTTGATTCCACTGTTAATATAGGtggtttcattttaaataatttgttattttctacaaattcTTCTACATGTAATGTAGCTGACATAATTACaagtttcaaagaattttttcttttattccgtAATGGTACAATTCGTGATAACAATCCTATCAAAATATCGGTATATACACTACGTTCATGTGCTTCATCtagaataattatcgaatatttcgtcAGTAAAAAatcctaaaatattaaaaattgttgattataattattccaaagaattctattcaatttatttaaataattacattctgTATTTCCTTTAATAATACACCATCAgtcataaatttgatttttgtttcaGGTGTAACATTTCCTTCGAAACGAATCAagtaagaaatttctttttcagtaAGATTCATTTCTTGAGCAACACGTTTACTCATAGATATAGCTGCTACTCTTCGTGGTTCTGTAATTCCAATTAACTTTTCTTGAGCATAGCCAGCTTCATAAAGAAATTGTGGAACTTGCGTAGTTTTACCACTGCCTGTTTCACCAGTAATTATTACAACAGGATTTTCATTAATGATTTCCATTATAACTTGTTCTTCTGCTACTACTGGTAATTTTAATCTAGCTGCTTGAATTTCTGGTTTTCTTTGTAGCATTACAAACAGAGCAGACTTTTTTTCTATCAGCTGCTGTGGCTTTaaggattttttaattaaagtgactgattttttttcttcttctatagtattttttgttatatttccgTCTGtgagatcattttttttatttgaaatatgctcattttttccctttattttatctttttctaaaaatataatatttgttgcaCCTTCTTCTTGTTCATCTTCATTATTCTTTGTATCTGATTCTAATTCGCTATTACTAGATTCCTATAACAAATTACATTAacaattatgttaatatttggtTTGTTGTTTGGTTTGATAGATTGTTATTAACTTACATCAAAtccaataacatttaaatttgaaattgtttttttaattacttctttttctaaaatagctaatcttttttttttgctaactTTAATAGCATTTATAGGCATTTCTAttgtatcattttcatttttaatattcgaatcaATTTTACATTCTTTAACAGATAATTCGGCTTCTCTAAAATGACGTTTTAATCCTTTAGTTTGTACACTtgtcaaagatatatattgttttaattcttCTGGTGATGCTTGTACTTTTGCTAATTCTTTTAGAAGTTCTGTTCTctgttaaagtaaaaataaaaaaataaaataaaaacaaattttatgctCAATAACTTacctgtaatttttttttctttttttctataactttTTCTAATTGTTTCCTAcgttttttagataataatcgagtagtaatagtatttttaactttcttcTTGGTTTTCCTCTTTTCATTTGGGAGGACTAATGCATTACAACtatcaaaattatcttcacgatgtataatatttataggaatctaaaaaagattttgtaaatattttttcttttcatttttttcaataattatattactatattatattactatagaAATACCTTTTTAGTCGCAGAGTTATCAATTATAActtctatattatttcttgctttccaattatatttttttcttcccattgtgtgaaaatttttcaattacaatatgtttctttttttaatatatttttacaatcattatttttacttatacatatatatgcattttatatatatatatatatatgtattacttGGTTATAATTTTAACCACGTGTACGAATTAAGTCATCTAACATTCTTTATGAAagaaaacagaaataattatctataatcgGCATTCAATATATCTacaaactaatattttaatatttaatattttttttaatatttatttttttgtttcatactTCAAGAATACTTTTCATATCCTTACCGTTTTAATGTCAGAACTACATAtagtacaaataatttaagtatattaCAAGTATATTACAATACTACTGTATTATATtcccaaaaataaaattatattttttaaatttttgaatttaataaaaatatattatacgagatatattttatgaaattgtcATCTTAAATacaaatgagaaatatattataaaattgagaatataatatttatatatttttttaatttttattttaatatttttttattattaaatttaatcttctaCTTTAAaggagaaatgataaaaatataatatgataaataattaatatcatacatatatattatatataatatcaatgtaattattatttgtatttcatttatgattaTGTATCAAATGCAAGTATAAACAAAAAGACTGataggaaaaaatagaataaaaattaaccagcattatctcttaaataattgtaaaaagagaTGGCGCTAATCTATAATGCttattctatcttatttttttctttgatattcaaAAGATGGCCTTGAtagtctatttttattttattctattcttctcTTACTATTTACTCttcttatctatatattaattttatcgacagATGGCGCTAATTCTCGTATTTATCCTACTtccatctttatatttatcctaaaTTTCATctgtgataaattaataaatatcaacaatagataatgaaaaaaatattattttctaataatttcgcAGGATGTCGTTCATGTCGCTGAAcattaaatgtgaaatatataaatgtgatattaaaagatacaATTTGTTTTGATAAATCGTTAATCTgttgtgaaataattaattaaagaaaaatgcaatcaattttttaattatattgtgtaattttttctttcttctcaaatattaatatatatactattatgtGAATCTTAAactagatttttaaattataataagtattttatataatggagGTTatgttaatcaaaatttataattaaatatataattaaaactttatatcaaatcttaaatataagatatggATACAGgaaattcgaatgaaaattcacATCCAATTTTAGAGACTCCTCCACGTGCTGAACGAGTAAGTTTTTGATATActatcataaatttcaatttttctagattcttatattatttttcatcacaGAAAAGTACCCGAGGATCGCGACAAAAAGGAGTAGATAgcgtaacaaaaaaatttctacgtAACTTTGATCCGGAACATagtgaaagagaaaaacgaaaactACATCGACGGTTGTATCAAGGTCACAAAAGACATGTTATGTATGATGAAAATGGAGTTTATACTCAAACAGGAGATGATCTTTgtgattgtttaaatttaaattgtgctGGATGTCATTTTTCTTGTCCTAAATGCAATTCTCCTAAGTGTGGTCATGAATGCAggtatgatattaaaaaattattttttaaatttatttattttttaaatatcaaaaataagttttttattaggAATAATCGTAAGTGGACATACGAATCTATAGAAAATGAAGGAAGCGATGTCATCATAAAAAATCCATTATTGAAAGAAACTTgaagttcaaaaattaaatcagttaaataattatattgttagtgatattatttttataagaacttTATGGCTGTGCTGTGTAAGAACTTTACTATCAATTTTTCAccaaactatatatttatatttattttcaattttattagcaTTATGTAAGTTATGtacattacaattataattagattataattagaatatgaaaaatgatatataagaatatttatatcttctatttctttataatattcctcttataacttttaaattaatatccttTCTTAAAATCTCTTTTGAATCATGCATgtagaattttaagaattttagtGCATCTGACATTAAGCTTACCATTCCTGTTCAAAATGAATCCAGCGTATATTTCAGTAAAATAGtcaaggaaaaattattccaaaatgtTCTGTAAAAACAAGAAAGATTGAAAACGCACAGTCAACGATGCACGTGCATGTCACAAATACACAAATGTGCTATTGATTTTCCGCGATACTTTTGGCATAGTGCGCACGTACCTAACGCACATACACACATTCAACTGGCGGAGTAGGGTGAGTCCCGGTGCGGAGGGCGTGCGCTTCGTTTTCCTTTGAGATCGTGAAAGTTTACAGCAGCGAGCAACCGTTGAGTGCTACGAATATGCTGATTCTGTGGctattaaaaatcgaacgcAATATTTGCCAATCGATTATTTGGTAATCAACAGTCGTGATTAAAGTACTTGAATATTGTGTAGCAATTATTACATTGACACGAGACGAACATTCTCAAGCCAATTGTTATTATCCTGATTCTTGAAAGGATTCACGTTGCTTCTTCCTTTGGAGTGGAAGaagattctttatattttaacaaaaattacatttgaatgcggtttttatcattattttttaaattagaagagaaaaattgagaagtgcatcgagaaaattaacatttttttcaggaATAGTATAGTTTACCGGAGATCTAAGTGacttgaagaaaagaaagcgcACGACAGTATCGTCTGCTATACAAGGTTCACGAAATACTTTATTATCTGCAGACCTTCCGCATCATCGGGTCAATACGATCGAGATCTTATCATCTAATGCGTGACGCGTCGACATTTAACCGTGGTCGTGGTTCAGTAATTggttacatatattttcagaatatacTTCTGTTATGTGTTTAtactgattatttaatttttatttaatttttttaaacattttggaaatgattaaatgatagaaatgataacgattaatcaaatattgatatagaaGTTTCTTAAAttggttttaatattataatcattgatTTCTATGTGAATATTCTAGTGAAAATCTTGTTTGATAACGATGACAAGAGTCTCGAGTCTCAAACATCACTTGttgaatatatacacatgtagAGGGATGATTACGGGTCATAAGAGGATTATGAAGTGGCATTTATATCAAGTTGACGGTTTTTTTTAGCGATTAAATATCGCAATATcattaagaaaaatgataataatagttCATTATagaagttaaatattatattaacaaattataatgataaaaaaagaatgtaaatcaataatttgatattaaattttttgaatttattaaattgacgtcaattaaagatttattattattattatatacatatatataataattttattttattgttgtacaaaataatttgttttatacaaTCAATTGATAATCACATTCTTATGGAaatcgaataagaaaaatatgttaatcggtgtaaataattaacagaagtgtaaaaaaaaaaaaagaaaactatagAATGGCGGAGGGTTGTTACAATCTTTATGCAAAATCCATGGATTTTCAAGTCAATTTCGTTTTTGTACGTTATGTATGACAGATAAATTTATACTGAAGGGACCCCGGTTAACGGGGGTTAACATCATCGGGACGGCAGATGTCAGAATGCCAGAGCAGAGCAACGATTATCGCGTGGTGGTGTTTGGAGCGGGTGGTGTTGGCAAGAGTTCTCTCGTATTGCGTTTCGTGAAAGGAACTTTTCGTGAATCCTATATACCTACTATCGAGGATACATATAGACAGGTAagtctaaaaaaaaacataaatcctatatatatgtatataggatTATAGGatatataggatatatatataactcttATCTTGCatagagattaataaaaaaattaaaattttttttttattaaatatactttactattatgtataaaaaatatatatgttattatatatatatatatacatataaaaaattaaagattataaaaaaattacaaatttaccaattttgtttataaatataaatatagaatgaatttttattcatatatttcattttcaaaaattaattctaatatttcgttctaatatttatagtgTCTAACACTTATAGATGCGAAGTTAATGTACATGCAATTAtacatgcaaattttatttttaattaattaattatttccagaATTCCATActgtaaacaaaatttatcatttttcttaaaatagaaaattgctTTGATTCctaattttattgcattttatataatattttagaatttttggatttctcatttaaattgattttgtgATCCTAcctttcaaaataattgtatgtaGAATTTTTAACCGAAATAGAATTGAATTGGATaggcaaataataaatatatatcgtatataataataaattttttagatcagataaataacttttttttcgtgACGTAAATTGCTGACGCTTGGTTGATGATTCATACATGATGCaagattattgttttaatctaATCGCTcatcttcaaattattatcttgttctgtaattataataaaatttacatgaaattGAATCGTAACTAAGCAattgattttctctttctttttgtttcttttattcgtatttaaatatatatatttttaatgtttaaatatttttaattgatatttgaatatttttaatttgaatatttttttattgtttaataattaacgatatattttccttcataaatatttaagaacataaaggatatttttagcttgtacattttcattttattctatgtatatcataaatatcaattaagatttgtttttattaactttaacaaaaatattgtagatCGCGCAATAATTGGAATTGTTTGATTAGtcgataattcaatttatcgacAGTTTTgttcaattgatttttcgctgatatcgatatcgatcgaaattataatagatttaaattattttttaatcaattgttGCAATATTAGTTTCAAGCACATTGGAATTACTGAAGAAgttttgaaaagagaaaaagtataaaagcTTCGTTGGTGAAATTGTTGAGACCTGTGCTGTGTGTGCGACGAGAAGCGtgacaaaaaataaacgaaatggGACGATTATGATGCGATATTTCAGGTGATAAGCTGCAATAAAAACATATGCACGCTTCAAATTACCGACACAACGGGGTCTCATCAGTTTCCCGCGATGCAGCGGCTTTCCATAAGCAAAGGTCATGCCTTCATCCTCGTATATTCGGTGTGCTCACGGCAAAGCCTCGAGGAACTACGACCAA
This window harbors:
- the LOC107998863 gene encoding ARL14 effector protein isoform X2 gives rise to the protein MDTGNSNENSHPILETPPRAERKSTRGSRQKGVDSVTKKFLRNFDPEHSEREKRKLHRRLYQGHKRHVMYDENGVYTQTGDDLCDCLNLNCAGCHFSCPKCNSPKCGHECRNNRKWTYESIENEGSDVIIKNPLLKET
- the LOC107998862 gene encoding GTP-binding protein Di-Ras2-like isoform X2 — encoded protein: MPEQSNDYRVVVFGAGGVGKSSLVLRFVKGTFRESYIPTIEDTYRQVISCNKNICTLQITDTTGSHQFPAMQRLSISKGHAFILVYSVCSRQSLEELRPIWAIIRELKGQDISQIPIMLVGNKCDESPSVREVSMSEGAAEAANWGCGFLETSAKTNHNVNALFRDLLMLEKNRSVSLQPVQSNNAISLKEKCCVM
- the LOC107998862 gene encoding GTP-binding protein Di-Ras2-like isoform X1 translates to MTDKFILKGPRLTGVNIIGTADVRMPEQSNDYRVVVFGAGGVGKSSLVLRFVKGTFRESYIPTIEDTYRQVISCNKNICTLQITDTTGSHQFPAMQRLSISKGHAFILVYSVCSRQSLEELRPIWAIIRELKGQDISQIPIMLVGNKCDESPSVREVSMSEGAAEAANWGCGFLETSAKTNHNVNALFRDLLMLEKNRSVSLQPVQSNNAISLKEKCCVM
- the LOC107998863 gene encoding ARL14 effector protein isoform X1, encoding MDTGNSNENSHPILETPPRAERKSTRGSRQKGVDSVTKKFLRNFDPEHSEREKRKLHRRLYQGHKRHVMYDENGVYTQTGDDLCDCLNLNCAGCHFSCPKCNSPKCGHECRYDIKKLFFKFIYFLNIKNKFFIRNNRKWTYESIENEGSDVIIKNPLLKET
- the LOC107998864 gene encoding probable ATP-dependent RNA helicase kurz isoform X1; the protein is MGRKKYNWKARNNIEVIIDNSATKKIPINIIHREDNFDSCNALVLPNEKRKTKKKVKNTITTRLLSKKRRKQLEKVIEKKKKKLQRTELLKELAKVQASPEELKQYISLTSVQTKGLKRHFREAELSVKECKIDSNIKNENDTIEMPINAIKVSKKKRLAILEKEVIKKTISNLNVIGFDESSNSELESDTKNNEDEQEEGATNIIFLEKDKIKGKNEHISNKKNDLTDGNITKNTIEEEKKSVTLIKKSLKPQQLIEKKSALFVMLQRKPEIQAARLKLPVVAEEQVIMEIINENPVVIITGETGSGKTTQVPQFLYEAGYAQEKLIGITEPRRVAAISMSKRVAQEMNLTEKEISYLIRFEGNVTPETKIKFMTDGVLLKEIQNDFLLTKYSIIILDEAHERSVYTDILIGLLSRIVPLRNKRKNSLKLVIMSATLHVEEFVENNKLFKMKPPILTVESRQFPVTIHFNKTTSINYISDALKKAIKIHTRLPDGGILIFLTGQREVNFVVRKLRQAFSTKNKKKITKKIKKSENKDFSKEKEDIQDKNDNNENDNIDSDNDFCYKKAIHYNKLYQKNQIQLPNINLDNYSVSSIPIDDTYEDLITAEDDEEEQLNENEDESEEEDIINPKICINAQPLWVLPLYSLLPSHKQARVFEPPPEGHRLCVVSTNVAETSLTIPNIKYVIDCGRCKMRMYDKVTGVSTYKVCYTSKASANQRAGRAGRTGPGHCYRLYSSAVFNNHFEQFSQSEIQRKPVDDLILQMKVMNIDKVVNFPFPTPPDVTQLKMAEKRLIILGILEQPAIEKEDLYSAKVTLLGRSIAAFPVAPRYGKMLALSHQHNLLQYTVCMVAALSVQEILMETFDIDVDSRNKWLQIKRFWAGTGNSLLLGDLMVLIRAVGSAEYAGTKGKLFSFCEEHGLRHKAIVEIRKLRQQLTNEINLNIQDLNLIIDPQMKPPVDMEAKLLRQIVLAGMADQVARKVMPDEINEDQDKAKWKYAYKTVDMEEPVFLHSSCVLRKICPEWVVYQEIYETNKMYMRGVTAIESEWLPKFAPSLCQLGDPLTNPPPRYDPESGKIMCSITGTFGKAGWKLPIMDMEYPLSIDGVKWFACFFLEGKVFPKLKQFVSSLLSTPQSITKAWAKLIPRTQEMTQLLLSHGIMSKVQLLETWKADRNFLLSAYQKWLPESMHGHIMIIWPPV
- the LOC107998864 gene encoding probable ATP-dependent RNA helicase kurz isoform X2, with the translated sequence MGRKKYNWKARNNIEVIIDNSATKKIPINIIHREDNFDSCNALVLPNEKRKTKKKVKNTITTRLLSKKRRKQLEKVIEKKKKKLQRTELLKELAKVQASPEELKQYISLTSVQTKGLKRHFREAELSVKECKIDSNIKNENDTIEMPINAIKVSKKKRLAILEKEVIKKTISNLNVIGFDESSNSELESDTKNNEDEQEEGATNIIFLEKDKIKGKNEHISNKKNDLTDGNITKNTIEEEKKSVTLIKKSLKPQQLIEKKSALFVMLQRKPEIQAARLKLPVVAEEQVIMEIINENPVVIITGETGSGKTTQVPQFLYEAGYAQEKLIGITEPRRVAAISMSKRVAQEMNLTEKEISYLIRFEGNVTPETKIKFMTDGVLLKEIQNDFLLTKYSIIILDEAHERSVYTDILIGLLSRIVPLRNKRKNSLKLVIMSATLHVEEFVENNKLFKMKPPILTVESRQFPVTIHFNKTTSINYISDALKKAIKIHTRLPDGGILIFLTGQREVNFVVRKLRQAFSTKNKKKITKKIKKSENKDFSKEKEDIQDKNDNNENDNIDSDNDFCYKKAIHYNKLYQKNQIQLPNINLDNYSVSSIPIDDTYEDLITAEDDEEEQLNENEDESEEEDIINPKICINAQPLWVLPLYSLLPSHKQARVFEPPPEGHRLCVVSTNVAETSLTIPNIKYVIDCGRCKMRMYDKVTGVSTYKVCYTSKASANQRAGRAGRTGPGHCYRLYSSAVFNNHFEQFSQSEIQRKPVDDLILQMKVMNIDKVVNFPFPTPPDVTQLKMAEKRLIILGILEQPAIEKEDLYSAKVTLLGRSIAAFPVAPRYGKMLALSHQHNLLQYTVCMVAALSVQEILMETFDIDVDSRNKWLQIKRFWAGTGNSLLLGDLMVLIRAVGSAEYAGTKGKLFSFCEEHGLRHKAIVEIRKLRQQLTNEINLNIQDLNLIIDPQMKPPVDMEAKLLRQIVLAGMADQVARKVMPDEINEDQDKAKWKYAYK